A part of uncultured Tateyamaria sp. genomic DNA contains:
- a CDS encoding magnesium chelatase subunit D, which translates to MTAHSWHNAHLALRLLALDPAGLGGAVVRMRASPDRDALLAGFTPALPLRKLPISISDEQLFGGIDLSATLSSAQVIENKSFFHRPCIAQIPMAERCPPALAAKLAQLADQSLTQGFLLLDEGIEPDERAPDPLSDRCAFHLEPTGRKPSVPAGTPQSVPAGTTVNTADAIMQLTLLATRFGIASLRAPTLALRTARAHARLMGRDHLTDADLDVAATLVYPHRATVIPEDIEAEDSPPPPPQNNDCPRGDSEENDAIPDADMLVDAVKSLLPPDLLNGLVPAGTTRTSGGAGAGQKRTSNRRGRPLPSRPGRLDGTARIDLIATLRAAAPWQPLRRQQQPDRTGLLIRPSDIRLKRFAEQSDRLLIFTVDASGSAAVSRLGEAKGAIELLLADAYASRDHVALIAFRGTEAETLLPPTRSLVQTKRRLSALPGGGGTPLASGLQHALLLAQHTRGKGLTPTVILITDGRANIALDGTANRAQAGADATAMATALRATGTTSLVIDMSNRPQPALQDLSRALDAPYVPMPRADAQRLSGAVASALDG; encoded by the coding sequence ATGACCGCCCACAGCTGGCATAACGCGCATCTCGCGCTGCGCCTGCTGGCCCTTGACCCCGCAGGCCTCGGCGGTGCGGTTGTCCGCATGCGCGCCAGCCCCGACCGCGACGCGTTGCTGGCCGGTTTCACCCCTGCCCTGCCCCTTCGCAAATTGCCCATCTCCATCTCAGACGAACAACTGTTCGGCGGCATCGACCTCAGCGCCACGCTGTCATCCGCTCAAGTCATTGAAAATAAATCATTTTTTCACAGGCCTTGTATCGCTCAAATCCCCATGGCGGAACGCTGCCCCCCGGCCCTCGCCGCCAAGCTTGCGCAGCTCGCAGATCAGTCTCTAACACAGGGCTTTTTGCTCCTCGACGAGGGGATCGAGCCTGACGAACGCGCCCCCGATCCCCTGTCAGATCGCTGCGCCTTTCACCTCGAACCAACGGGTCGAAAACCATCTGTCCCCGCGGGGACACCTCAATCTGTCCCCGCGGGGACAACGGTCAATACCGCCGACGCCATCATGCAACTGACCTTGCTCGCCACCCGTTTCGGCATCGCGTCCCTCCGCGCCCCGACCCTTGCGCTGCGCACTGCCCGCGCCCACGCGCGGCTGATGGGCCGCGACCATCTCACGGACGCCGACCTCGACGTCGCCGCGACCCTCGTCTACCCCCACCGTGCAACGGTCATCCCCGAAGACATCGAGGCGGAGGATAGCCCACCTCCCCCACCCCAAAACAACGACTGTCCCCGCGGGGACAGCGAAGAAAACGACGCCATCCCCGACGCGGACATGCTGGTCGATGCCGTCAAATCCCTGCTGCCCCCCGACCTCCTGAACGGACTTGTCCCCGCGGGGACAACCCGCACATCTGGTGGCGCGGGCGCCGGTCAAAAGCGCACCAGCAACCGCCGTGGGCGCCCCCTGCCCTCGCGCCCCGGTCGCCTGGACGGCACCGCGCGGATCGACCTGATCGCCACCCTGCGCGCCGCCGCCCCCTGGCAACCCCTGCGCCGCCAGCAGCAACCGGACCGGACAGGCCTGCTCATCCGTCCGTCCGACATCCGGCTGAAACGCTTCGCCGAACAGTCCGACCGCCTGCTGATCTTCACCGTGGACGCCTCCGGCTCTGCCGCAGTGTCCCGGCTGGGCGAAGCCAAGGGCGCCATCGAACTCCTGCTGGCCGACGCCTATGCCAGCCGCGACCACGTCGCCCTCATCGCCTTTCGGGGGACAGAGGCAGAAACCCTCCTGCCCCCCACCCGGTCGCTTGTGCAGACCAAACGCCGCCTGTCGGCCTTGCCCGGCGGCGGCGGCACGCCGCTTGCCTCGGGCCTGCAACACGCGCTCCTGCTTGCCCAGCACACCAGGGGCAAGGGGCTCACGCCCACTGTCATCCTGATCACCGACGGGCGCGCCAACATTGCGCTGGACGGCACCGCCAACCGGGCCCAGGCCGGCGCAGACGCAACGGCCATGGCAACCGCCTTGCGCGCGACCGGCACGACATCACTGGTGATCGACATGTCGAACCGGCCCCAGCCCGCCCTGCAGGATCTCAGCCGCGCCCTGGACGCGCCCTACGTGCCCATGCCCCGCGCTGATGCGCAGCGGCTGAGCGGCGCCGTGGCATCCGCGCTGGACGGCTGA
- the crtA gene encoding spheroidene monooxygenase, with amino-acid sequence MSQTTTISFFRFPRWRDRAWALGMMGGARLSMARIPDLGFWKLCGSGTGEGFTPVPNTAVYAILCTWPDPETARARIDTTRIFQRYRARAAEDWTVFLSPTSSRGAWSGQTPFSPVSEPASDPHDQPLAALTRATIKPGILTKFWGRVPDISAMIGSDPNVLFKIGIGEVPMLHQVTFSIWPGAREMAQFARTNGPHADAIRAVRAGAWFREELYARFTILGDSGTWGGTSPLEGLRLK; translated from the coding sequence ATGAGCCAAACCACCACCATATCCTTCTTCCGCTTCCCGCGGTGGCGCGACCGGGCATGGGCGCTCGGCATGATGGGCGGCGCGCGGCTGTCCATGGCGCGCATCCCCGATCTGGGGTTCTGGAAGCTGTGTGGCTCAGGCACGGGCGAAGGGTTCACACCGGTGCCCAACACGGCGGTCTATGCGATCCTCTGCACATGGCCCGACCCCGAAACGGCCCGCGCACGGATCGACACCACCCGCATCTTCCAACGCTACCGCGCCCGCGCGGCCGAAGATTGGACGGTGTTCCTGTCCCCCACATCATCGCGCGGGGCATGGAGCGGGCAAACCCCCTTTTCCCCCGTATCAGAGCCTGCATCCGATCCGCATGATCAACCCTTGGCCGCCCTCACCCGCGCCACGATCAAACCCGGCATCCTGACCAAGTTCTGGGGCCGCGTGCCCGACATCTCGGCCATGATCGGCAGCGACCCCAATGTCCTGTTCAAGATCGGCATCGGAGAGGTGCCGATGCTGCACCAGGTCACATTCTCCATCTGGCCGGGGGCACGGGAAATGGCCCAATTCGCCCGCACAAACGGCCCCCATGCCGACGCCATCCGCGCCGTGCGCGCAGGTGCGTGGTTCCGCGAAGAACTCTACGCCCGCTTCACCATCCTTGGCGACAGCGGCACATGGGGCGGCACCAGCCCGCTCGAAGGATTACGACTGAAATGA
- a CDS encoding AAA family ATPase: protein MFTHTDLAQLQAQSLKMQGFIRQQTYSPESEKTLRRFSSWEVAELIFKANQSTLRGRLAADPSLPQGTVEEDGRQRWYSLDEINELRRRIKVNRKSMMPYRPVNKRAIRAAIANFKGGAGKSTTALHFAHAAALDGYRVLCVDFDPQATLSHSMGLSDVAEEYTVWGIMARDLGFETDRMNSALRGAESGTALPQRKLPAAITDMGLNDLRASDFIKPTNWPTIDIVPSCANAAFVEFASAQYRHINPEWSFFAAVSRFLDQIAADTYDLILFDCPPAIGYQSMNAVFAADVLYIPSGPGYWEYDSTTSFIGQLSEALEDLSRFNGLVPAGTMTLPKTFLDLRFLLTRFEPGNELHRAMQGAFQKVFGDRVCEHPIEMTRAVEQSGRFLSSIYEIDYRDMTRETWRRARASFDRAYEEFKTNLGTAWDQLEDEA from the coding sequence ATGTTTACGCACACAGACCTCGCCCAGCTTCAGGCGCAATCCCTCAAGATGCAGGGGTTCATCCGCCAGCAAACCTACTCGCCCGAAAGCGAAAAGACCCTCCGCCGTTTCTCAAGCTGGGAAGTGGCGGAACTGATCTTCAAGGCCAACCAATCCACCCTGCGCGGCCGCCTCGCCGCCGACCCTTCCCTGCCCCAGGGCACGGTCGAGGAAGACGGCCGCCAACGCTGGTACTCCCTCGATGAAATCAACGAGTTGCGCCGCCGGATCAAGGTGAACCGCAAGTCGATGATGCCCTACCGCCCGGTGAACAAGCGCGCCATCCGCGCCGCCATCGCCAACTTCAAGGGGGGCGCCGGCAAATCCACCACGGCGCTGCACTTCGCCCACGCCGCCGCCCTCGACGGCTACCGCGTGCTCTGCGTCGATTTCGACCCGCAAGCCACGCTCAGCCACTCCATGGGCCTGTCGGACGTGGCCGAGGAATACACCGTCTGGGGCATCATGGCCCGCGATCTGGGGTTCGAGACGGACCGCATGAACTCCGCGCTGCGCGGCGCGGAATCAGGCACCGCCCTGCCCCAACGCAAGCTGCCTGCGGCAATCACCGACATGGGGCTCAATGACCTGCGCGCCAGCGACTTCATCAAGCCCACGAACTGGCCCACGATCGACATCGTGCCAAGCTGCGCCAACGCCGCCTTCGTCGAATTTGCCTCCGCGCAATACCGGCACATCAACCCCGAATGGTCCTTCTTCGCCGCCGTCTCGCGCTTCCTCGACCAGATCGCGGCCGACACCTATGACCTCATCCTGTTCGACTGCCCGCCCGCCATCGGCTACCAGTCCATGAACGCGGTCTTCGCCGCCGACGTGCTCTACATCCCCTCCGGCCCCGGCTACTGGGAATACGATTCCACCACGTCCTTCATCGGCCAATTGTCCGAAGCGCTCGAAGATCTGTCGCGCTTCAACGGGCTTGTCCCCGCGGGGACAATGACCTTGCCCAAGACCTTCCTCGACCTCCGCTTCCTGCTCACCCGGTTCGAGCCGGGCAACGAATTGCATCGCGCCATGCAGGGTGCCTTCCAAAAGGTGTTCGGCGACCGCGTCTGCGAACACCCGATCGAAATGACCCGCGCCGTCGAGCAGTCAGGGCGATTCCTCAGCAGTATCTACGAAATAGATTACCGGGACATGACCCGCGAAACCTGGCGCCGCGCCCGCGCGTCCTTTGACCGGGCTTATGAAGAATTCAAAACGAACCTGGGAACAGCCTGGGACCAACTGGAGGATGAGGCATGA
- a CDS encoding ParB/RepB/Spo0J family partition protein: MSKRRVFDIDFEPGAGPEDAAEAPAPETRRGPMAAAISENATALSERHSAEAEIRAENDRLAHEYVSLKRDGAIVARVPLGDVAMKKLTRDRSTNRDPDLEELKTSIRDLGLSNPIQVEDTGEGYELIQGFRRLSAYKSLYEETGDEKYAAIPAVLVAKGEALEKLYRRMVDENMVRRDISFAEMGQLASSYARQMDLELNDAIAVLFASAGRQKRHYIGSFSLLMDQLGHRLQYPEAIPRALGLKLIKALEEQPRTAQQLNVLLEHQKPNDAVAELAVLNKVVAPKPVSEQAAPSTSSKTTIKLNRKAGAVKVIGAKGKIELQMNRDFGSLDPRKLEAAVRALLDQLDL, from the coding sequence ATGAGCAAACGCCGCGTATTCGACATTGATTTTGAACCGGGCGCAGGGCCCGAGGACGCAGCCGAGGCCCCTGCCCCCGAAACCCGCCGTGGCCCCATGGCTGCCGCCATCTCGGAAAACGCCACGGCTCTCAGCGAACGCCACTCGGCAGAGGCGGAGATTCGCGCCGAGAATGACCGGCTTGCCCACGAATATGTGTCTCTAAAAAGGGATGGCGCGATTGTGGCCCGCGTTCCCCTTGGGGACGTGGCGATGAAAAAGCTGACGCGCGACCGCAGCACCAATCGCGACCCGGACCTTGAAGAGTTGAAAACTTCGATCCGCGATCTGGGACTGTCGAACCCGATCCAGGTCGAGGACACCGGCGAAGGGTATGAGTTGATCCAGGGTTTCCGCCGTCTCAGCGCCTATAAATCGCTGTATGAAGAGACGGGCGACGAAAAATACGCCGCCATCCCGGCCGTGCTGGTGGCCAAGGGCGAAGCACTCGAAAAACTCTACCGCCGCATGGTCGACGAAAACATGGTCCGGCGCGATATCTCCTTCGCCGAGATGGGCCAGCTGGCGTCCAGCTACGCCCGTCAGATGGATCTTGAATTGAACGATGCCATCGCGGTTCTCTTTGCGTCTGCCGGACGGCAAAAGCGTCACTACATAGGCAGTTTCAGTCTCTTGATGGATCAATTGGGCCACCGGCTGCAATACCCCGAAGCGATCCCCCGCGCGCTTGGTCTCAAGCTGATCAAGGCGCTCGAAGAACAGCCGCGCACAGCCCAGCAGTTGAACGTGCTGCTGGAACATCAAAAGCCCAACGACGCCGTGGCCGAGCTGGCCGTGCTGAACAAGGTCGTGGCCCCCAAACCGGTGAGCGAACAGGCCGCGCCCTCAACCTCGTCCAAGACGACGATCAAGCTGAACCGCAAGGCCGGCGCGGTGAAGGTCATCGGCGCAAAGGGCAAAATCGAATTGCAGATGAACCGCGACTTCGGTTCCCTCGATCCGCGCAAGCTCGAAGCGGCGGTGCGCGCCCTGCTGGATCAGCTTGATCTGTGA
- the bchI gene encoding magnesium chelatase ATPase subunit I, with the protein MTKTPFPFSAIVGQEDMKQAMILTAVDPGIGGVLVFGDRGTGKSTAVRALAALLPPITAVTGCPINAESHDQCPGWANVETKKTRKIPTPVIDLPLGATEDRVVGALDIERALTRGEKAFEPGLLARANRGYLYIDEVNLLEDHIVDLLLDVAQSGENVVEREGLSIRHPARFVLVGSGNPEEGELRPQLLDRFGLSVEVRSPNDVAQRIEVIKRRDAFESDFDAFMAHYTKEDAKIRRKILAARKLLPQIETPDAILHDCAELCIALGSDGLRGELTLLRGARALAAFDRKKVLTRDHLKRIAPIALSHRLRRDPLDEAGSTTRVTRTVDAVLA; encoded by the coding sequence ATGACCAAGACGCCCTTTCCCTTCTCCGCCATCGTGGGCCAGGAGGACATGAAACAAGCGATGATCCTCACCGCAGTTGATCCCGGCATCGGCGGTGTTCTGGTCTTTGGCGACCGGGGCACCGGCAAATCTACCGCGGTGCGCGCGCTGGCGGCGCTCCTGCCCCCGATCACGGCTGTCACAGGCTGCCCGATCAACGCGGAATCCCATGACCAATGCCCCGGATGGGCCAATGTAGAGACGAAAAAGACCCGAAAAATCCCCACCCCCGTCATCGACCTGCCGCTGGGCGCCACCGAGGACCGCGTTGTGGGCGCCTTGGACATCGAACGCGCCCTCACCCGCGGCGAAAAGGCGTTCGAACCGGGCCTGCTGGCCCGCGCCAATCGCGGCTACCTCTATATTGACGAGGTCAACCTGCTCGAAGACCACATTGTCGACCTCCTGCTCGACGTGGCCCAATCCGGCGAAAACGTGGTCGAACGCGAGGGGCTCAGCATCCGCCACCCCGCCCGCTTCGTGCTGGTGGGCAGTGGCAACCCCGAAGAGGGCGAATTGCGCCCCCAACTCCTCGACCGGTTCGGCCTGTCGGTCGAAGTGCGCAGCCCGAACGACGTGGCCCAGCGGATCGAGGTCATCAAGCGGCGCGACGCGTTCGAGTCCGATTTCGACGCGTTCATGGCCCATTACACCAAGGAAGACGCCAAGATCCGGCGCAAGATCCTTGCCGCGCGCAAGCTTCTGCCCCAGATCGAAACGCCGGACGCCATCCTGCACGACTGCGCGGAACTCTGCATCGCGTTGGGCAGCGACGGCCTGCGCGGCGAATTGACCTTGCTCCGCGGCGCCCGCGCGCTGGCCGCCTTTGACCGCAAAAAGGTGCTCACCCGCGACCACCTCAAACGCATCGCCCCCATCGCCCTGTCCCACCGCCTGCGCCGCGACCCTCTGGACGAGGCCGGCAGCACCACCCGCGTCACCCGCACGGTCGACGCCGTGCTGGCATGA
- the bchO gene encoding alpha/beta fold hydrolase BchO translates to MDWSQIKSWPNSNLSRRGHGPVHRWHIQEAGAGKTVLMLHGAGGSTHSYRGLIPTLAQDFRVIALDLPGHGFTQLGARHRCGLDAMAEDVKKLCDHEGWTPDAIVGHSAGGAVALRLAESDLSPRGQTPLVIGINAATEQFKGIAGLLFPVMAKALAAVPFTASLFSGASASPDRIKALIGSTGSVLDAEGLDLYRRLVGDRNHVDGTLLMMAQWKLNPLLARLPDHPARVHLLVGDKDTTVPPAVSRNAAARMRDATVHMLDGLGHLAHEEQPFETARMIRDIIRDALR, encoded by the coding sequence ATGGACTGGTCGCAGATCAAATCGTGGCCCAATTCCAACCTGTCCCGGCGGGGACACGGACCTGTGCATCGCTGGCATATTCAGGAGGCAGGCGCAGGCAAGACGGTCCTCATGCTGCATGGCGCGGGCGGGTCGACGCATTCCTATCGCGGCCTGATCCCGACGCTCGCCCAGGACTTTCGTGTGATCGCGCTGGACTTGCCCGGACATGGGTTCACCCAGTTGGGCGCCCGGCACCGGTGCGGCCTGGATGCGATGGCCGAGGATGTGAAAAAGCTGTGCGACCACGAAGGCTGGACACCGGACGCGATTGTCGGGCATTCGGCAGGCGGTGCGGTGGCGCTGCGCCTTGCGGAAAGCGATCTGTCCCCGCGGGGACAAACGCCACTGGTGATCGGGATCAACGCCGCGACCGAGCAGTTCAAGGGCATCGCAGGGCTGCTGTTTCCCGTCATGGCAAAGGCCCTGGCCGCCGTCCCGTTCACGGCCTCGCTGTTCTCGGGCGCGTCCGCCAGCCCTGACCGGATCAAGGCCCTGATCGGTTCAACAGGGTCTGTTCTGGATGCCGAAGGGTTGGACCTGTACCGGCGGCTGGTGGGCGACCGGAACCATGTGGACGGAACCCTGCTGATGATGGCGCAATGGAAGTTGAACCCGTTGCTTGCCCGCCTGCCGGATCATCCTGCGCGGGTGCATCTGCTGGTTGGAGACAAGGACACAACCGTGCCGCCGGCGGTGTCGCGAAATGCGGCGGCACGCATGCGGGATGCCACCGTGCACATGCTGGATGGCCTGGGGCATCTGGCCCATGAAGAACAGCCCTTCGAGACCGCGCGCATGATCCGCGATATCATCCGGGACGCGCTGCGATAG